TTCAAAAACAGAGACCTGGTTAGCTTGATTTCCTTTCATATGAAGTTTGATGCAAGTTGAGTAATTTTATGGGCGTAGCCATGTAGGCCATAAGCCCAAAAGCAGACCAGAAACTTAAAAGACTGGTTTTCTAAGTCTGACAACCCTTCAAGCTTGTTAGTCACTGTACGTTTTTCTGTGGAGACAACAAAGGATGTATCAGATTCTTGATTTGAAAATTTTCGAATTATGTCGTGCAAATGGATAGGTTAAAGTAAAGATACATAGAATCTAGAAAAGATTGACAGATATTGAGGATTCTTTGTATGTTTGATCTGAAATTCTTACCTATTTCAGAAGATGCCATTCTGATGTAGATATCTTGTCCATCTGCACTCAGGGATCTGATATCTACCAAGTCACCAAACCACAGAAGACATCCACTCCCATTTCTTATATTTAACTGTGTGTACGCCATACATGAGCATTTCTTTAAGCATTCCACTTCACATTCTTTAAGCGACATACTCTCGTTGAACCATGAATTTCGGACATCAGGTAGTTTGATCCTTGAGTACTTTATAAATCCATCCCCTTGGCAACTCAAGTTTGTCTTTCGAATGCATCCATTTGACCAATCTGTTTTAATCCAACCCTCTGAATCTTTTGGCACAAATTTATCCAGACAATTGCATGCTGGGAAATTTTGAATATAACATATCCCATAAGCACCGCAAAGGCTGTAACTATCACAATTATCTGCAGGTCTATTCATATAAACTTCCCACTGCTGTGTTCGATTTACCCATGTAAGCCTCTGTACAACTCCACTTGGATTCAACGTAAGCCTCCGAACAACTAGCTTGTCGATGATATTTTCTTGATAATACACCTCATTCTTAACCATCACAAAATCCATAAAATACGTGGGGTTCCCTCTTACGTCTGGAAATCCACTAAAGTAAATGCCATTCCAAGGTCCATATCTAGTGATTTCCGTGGCATTTCTTCGCAAGACTATTTGCGGATATCCTGTGAGTTCCAAGTGATACGTCGAGTCTCCTGGAGCTGGATCATCATTGGCCTTCCATTCTGCAAGGTACATCTCTAAACCAGTGACAAAATTCCACCCAAATTTCATACCTGGTAGATATGTATCAGTAGGATAATCAAAACTCTGCCAGAGATAATTCTCTTCCGTATCATCAGCATCTTCATCTTTTAGAACAAGATTTCCCGAATCCAACAACTGTGCAACCGGCTTCTGCCCAGATCTTGATCTATTGGACGACCATACAGCTTCACCAGTGTCATTAACAAGGACTAAAACGCCTGGCTCCATAACCTTCAAGACTCCTGCCTGATTTGTGAGTGGACTCGCTCTGTTTGCCACCCAAACTATTGTTTTAACCGGGATTCCGTAATACCATATCCCCACGTAACGATTCTTCGAGTTGCCAAGGCTAAAGAATCCAAGCTCAAACATCCCACCAGATGAAACAATGGTCTCGCCATCTCTAACACTTCGAATGGAATTTATGGTGTCCATCGAAGCAGAAGATACGGAAAAATTCAGGGCGATGAGAATCAGAAGTAGGACGAAAACTTTCCATGTTGAATCCATTGGTGAAGTATTCTTGCCTGGTATTCCTTTATTTGTCTGAACTCAACACATGGAAAGTTCGAGCTCAGACGTTTTGACCGTCACCTTCGTGCTTCCACTCGagaatttataatattatattatatattccaGTTTAcagatattaattaaattatcatTTATCTTTAATGTAATCATAAACTAAATATTctaatattcaatttttttaatatttaaatgctTTCTAATTAATATTTAGGACTCGAGAATAATTGTTGAATCGAATGGAGTTCAAATTcgaaactatatatatataatctaaaAGGGAAAACTTAgtaaaaatattcttaaatttttGCTCtggtggtatatatatatatatatatatatataaaatttatttgttgttgttattattattattattattattatttaaatagatCAATTATTTGAATGCAATTTGTCAATTGACCCTCTACCCCGACCCGACTCTTGGACTTTTTACGTATAATTTTCACATTCTATGGGAAGTCAAAAAATATGggcttgaattttttaaaaaaacaaaaaggaaTCTACGGCTGAAACATAttacatattacaaaattatatatttatattttttatatgatttttttgtCAGCTATTAAATTTAGGCTGCTTTCCATGTGTTGAgttcagaaaaataaaaaaaaaatctcaacctatagtttataaaaaaatttataagattTTCTTCGAAATTTggagaatttaaaatatttgtaaaaGAACCAATGAAATTTTCATTCATCTCAAGTAAAATACGAATATAGAATGAAATGAATAAGAGAAAATGAAGTTGAAAGTCATAGGATGAATGAAAAAATGATAGattgattatatatttattatgaaaattttatttttttaaaaaaattcgaagTGAGTGAAATGCATTTGCTTGTATATCGCAAAAAGGACCCAGGTGGATGCAAACATGTGTAGTAAATGTTGATATCAATAAAGTTAttctaattttatatttataatcttATGTTTTGTACCAgatataaaatatttggtaCTCAAATATTATGTATTCGTATcatattttcaatgttttgtacCGCTTTTCATCCAAAAAGACAAATGCATCATTGATAATAATATTTGTTATACATGTTTGGGTGcttaaaatcatatattagtacTGAAACAATTGATACtcaaatataataaatcaataCCAAATTTTAAATGTATTATACCGATTTTCACATGAGAAAAGACATGATATTGATCACACATCGGAATATATTTACGCATAGATGGATTATTCATTCTACATTGATTATACTTCATCTGACAATtgataatcaacatcaatattattaatatataaacgACCAACTCTCAAActatttttattaaggattcattatgcatgtttttgttgtgaaaaagtaaaaatttatggtaaaaagtaaaaatctcaaactctcaaaatttaccaaactacacactttataatatttttctctctactcaattgtgattttcttcacaaatgagagatctatttatagagtttcattacacataatccaaaaaataaaatacatcattacctacatcatcacacacaaatttctaattttacaactcttattttcaacattcaaatattcaactattacttttcaatattcaaatcatttattttcaacactcccccttgtgatgatgatcatgatatgatgatgtcttcattaagTGTTTTGTattgcctcgttaaaaaccttacttggaaaaacccattgggataaaaaccatagtaagggaaaaagagtgcagtcacataaactccccctgatgttgacatgaacaattcttcacaaatttcgtagattgcgcatcccaatattatatatgtggtttctgaatattgacgtaggaagtgtctttgtgaagagatctgatgagttttcacttgattgaatgtaacgaagatcaatacatttattcttctcaagctccttggtgaatgcgaagaacttaggaggaatacgtttagttctgtcgctttttatgtatccttctttcatttgagtaacacatgcagcattatcttcatatagtatcacaggcttctcatcgaatgataatccgcatgaaatttggatatgttgggtctttgatttaaccacacacattcacgacttgcttcatgtagtgcaataatccagcatgatttgatgaagttgttacgagcgtttgtttctgtgaacgccaagatattgcagtgcctccacaagtaaatacatatccagtttgggaatgtgccttgtgtggatcagataagtattcagcatcagcataaccaattatactttgATTAGCatattttgaatacaaaagtcccaagtccgTCGTtactcgtagataacggaatatatgtttaattccgttccagtatctctttgttggatatgtgctaaatcttgccaacagattcacggcaaaagatatatcaggccttgtacaatttgtaaggtacataagggcaccgatgacacttagatatggtacttctgaaccaagaatatcttcatcatcttcacatggacggaatggatccttttctatgtttaatgatctaataaccattggagtacttaaaggatttgctttatccatattaaaacgtttaaggatcttttctgtataatttgtctggtgaacaaacattcaacattctttttgttcaatttgtaaacccagacaatacttggttttccaagatctttcatttcaaattcttccttcaagtatgacacaacttcttaaATTTTCTTATTCGTTcaaatgatgtttaaatcatcaacatatacagcaataattacgcatccggatgttgttttcttaatgaaaatacaagggcatattgaattatttacatatccctttttcatcaagtgatcacttagtcgattataccacattcgacctgattgctttaacccatataatgatctttgtaatttcacagaataacattccctgggttttgaactttgtgcttcagacatcttaaaaccttcagggattttcatatatatatatatatatatatatatatatatatatatatatatatatatatatatatatatatatatattactatcaagtgatccatataagtaagttgtaacaacatccataagacgcatttctaaattttcagataccgccaagctaatcaaatatcgaaacgtaattgcatccatcacaggagaatacgtttcttcataatcaattccaggcctttgagaaaaaccttgtgcaacaagtcgagctttatatcttactatttcatttttctcatttcgctttcgaataaaaacacatttgtatccaacaggttttacaccttcaggtgtaaggactataggtccaaaaacattacgtttatttaacgaatctaattcaacctggatgacatctttccattttatccagtcctgccgatttttacatttaccaaaagattttggttcatgatctccgttatcatttatgatgccgattgccacattataagaaaatatatcatcaatttcatctatttcttttcggttccatatttttccagtattaatgtaattgatagagatttcatgattctcgtcagtttgtggttctgacagaacattttcatcatcatgtgtttcttcaggaacaccattctctattttgtgatcatcacgtgtttcttcagaaacatcattctttattttgtgatcatcgtgtttctctatgaattttctttttcgaggatttttatcctatgaaccgactggccttccacgcttcaggcgtttaatgacatcatgagtatcttccatttgtttctttggaatttcaattcgagcaggggcatttgcagcatgtatatatgatttagttaccccttttgtgtctgtaaatgcatctggtatttgatttgctattctttgcaagtgtacaatttgttgtacatctttttcatattgttttgttcttggatccagatgtaacaatgatgatacataccatgtaatttcttttttggtatgtttttgttctccccctaacattgggaagatttcctcattaaaatgacaatcagcaaaacgtgctgtgaacacgtcgcctgtctgaggttcaagatattgaatgattgatggactatcataaccgatataaattccaacctttctttgaggccCCATTTTATttcgttgcggtggtgcaataggcacatacattatacatccaaaaattctcatatgagaaatgtctggttctttaccaaatgcaagctgcaatggagaatatttatgatatgcacttggtctgatgcgaattaatgaagcagcatgtaaaattgcatgtccccatatagaaataggtagctttgttttcataatcattggtctagcaatcagttgcagacgtttaattaataattcagccaatccattctatgtATGTACATGAACAACNNNNNNNNNNNNNNNNNNNNNNNNNNNNNNNNNNNNNNNNNNNNNNNNNNNNNNNNNNNNNNNNNNNNNNNNNNNNNNNNNNNNNNNNNNNNNNNNNNNNATCACTCACCTTGGCACTTCGGCAATCATCACCTTCTCCCAATGATAGCAATTTTCAGCAGAACAAGTTACCTGACATTACACAAACATTGACATCATTAAAAACTTCACAATTACTTTTATGAACTAACATGAAATCATCATCACAAAGTTGAattatgcttattaagtttgagttaagtCTTCAACATGTAGAACATTTTGAAGTTCAGGAAGCCCATCAACGTTCGGGTTCTTTGCCTACAATTCTTCCTTTGGAACCACCACCATAGGTTACACGCCCACTTTTTATTTCAACATAATCGTGAGGTGTCTTTAGATCCGGTAGGTGTGGCGTGAGCACCCACTGGCAAAGTACCTTGCACCTGCAATGTCAGTTTTTAAAGAAGTATAAATGATATTGCATCGAATACAGTTTAGGTACTCAAACTTTCTTGTGGAAGATTTCTTGACTGCGGGTGTTGCGCCTGGTGTTGGACAACACGGTGGGCAACACCCGATTAGATTTCCAATTCAGGTAGTCGGCTCTCGTTTGTAGCAGAGGGTCTGATGCGCCATGCTTATAGCAGTAGTGACAGATAAAAATGTCGCTTTATTTGCTTTGGTTGGAAGTTGACACTGGTTTCTTGATTGTGAGTATCTTCATTGGAGGATCAACTTTCAAAGGAGAGGAAGAAGCTCTATTTTGTTTCGGCCTTTGTTCCGATGCTAGCTTTGAGATTGGAAGATTCTCCATAGATGGGTTCACCATTAAGAGACAGGATGTCTTCATTTCCCTTTACAAAACACAGTTGATTTTGATCCGGAGTTGGAAGTTTCACCCCTGTCATATGTGCTATTCAACATATCCAAGGACCAGTTATGTTGTCCTTTCCCATAGTTAGCATTGAGTCAAGTTTTGACGAACTGAGTTGAATTTTGCAAGAGTCTTTGAggccttctcaagctccttCTGACTTTTGCACATTCAAGATCCTTCTTGCTTAAGCACAACTTCAAGTCGAGACAGATTCTTCAGATCAGCATTATCCTTAGAGAGGatggaattattttattcttatGATCCAATCTTCGTATAGCTCCTCATTACATAGCCTGGACACATTCAAATGTGAGTTCATCAGAATCAATATCTTGGATTTCATGATTACCTGAGTCATTGTGAAATTAGCATTGAGACACAAGGATTTGAAGTGGTGTTGCGGCCGGTGTTGCAACATCAAGGCAACACCGTGCGGGTGACTTGCAGCCAGTATTTTCCTTCAAACAGCAGTGGTTTGTAGATAATATGTCCATCGGATTCTGTTAAATTCCTgaaaaaaaacaacaataaaccagAATCAATCACTTAGTGATCAAgcgtggctctgataccacttgtaagtaATTGTTGTACAGGAAAtaaaattaaacatattatgTGTGTAATCAGAAGTTAGTGTGTGctcggtgttgtcaacaccggcACACAACCACGGCAGCGGAAATTAAGTattaacacacaaatataattttataaattaaacacCAGATTtaaaattatgcacaagtacgaatacttgtgcgaTGCTCATGacaaaattcactagaaaaaatatatagtcgttacaataaaaacaatactagtgaaaaTAACAAACTAAACATGCATCAAAATCTACAAGTAAATACTAGATGATGTGAAACAAAAAACGTGTTGCTTAAAACCAAACGAAATCACTCTCGTCcaacactctgcgtcagtgtGTTCTTcgagtgttggcaacaccaagTCGGCAACACGGTATAtgtgaatcaatcacacaaatCTTAAACACGAAAATCTTCAATTATCTGAACTCTGTGTGTGTTCAGAAAAATCCAGCAGGCTCCTATAACGCTGTAAAGTGATCTCCCGATCACACCAAAACATCTCGTCAAAATAGGCTCGGCTCTTGTATTTTCGTTTATGAAAAAATCCTCTACCGACCTCACGAATAGTACACCCCAACAAGTCTCACACGAAAAGCTCCTACAAAAGTGATAACCGATCACAGAAAAACTACGGAGCAATATTCGTTGACTTGTAATTTTCTTCTATGTGAAAAGCCACCATATCCACCTCTCTAAAAAACccagttgtctctcaaaagcttttttctcttcttctccACAAAATCTCTACGGCTGTGAGTCTATCCCCCTTTATATCAAAGGCTTGGCCTATATGATATTCCATAGAAAAGTTCTACAAAATATggaaacatgattttattagatataaaactcttttaaacaaGAACAAATATATTAGAGataaaaacaaatcatataatatctagatgCAAATCAATTAAGATCTTCatatagaaattagtaaaccaatatattatcatttagaaataaatcaaGTAAAATCTTTTAGTCTTGAAAGGCAAAATCTTAATTGCTATTATCATTTAACAaataataaaggaaaaatattccTTTCACTTTGAACTTTTTTCAAATCGTTTGGTTTCAAACAGTAGATCAAATAGCTCACACATGTTCAAATATTTTCATCGACCATCTGAGAAACAAAAAATAGGAAATTATGATGAATGGAGACTTGGGGAAGGAGGTTTGAAAACAAGAGAAAAACGTTGAATAGGATCATTTGTTAGAAGGTCGAGAATGGAAGAATAAGTGGAATGTCTATTGATGACGATCACTGTAATATACAATACATGAACGACCCAAAAAGGATATTATCTAATCACCTAGATCAAACCGTgaatataaaacaaaaaaattagaatAATAATTGGTATTCAGAatcaatttttctttctttataTCTATTATGGCCCCTCAAGATGGAGTCCGAGAGGAGAGTACAATCTTGTCCTTGAGTAACAAAAAGCGTGGCTCTGGAATGAAGTGGAAGTCAGTTTTAATGTGCTTCATTTGAAAGTGGAACACCAGGTTGGAGCATAGGTGAGTAGTGCAACATTGTCGCAATAGATGATCGGAGGACATTGCGGGACATAGACGCCAAGTTCTTGCAGAAGTGAGCATACCCAGATTAGTTCAGTAACTCAGTCGAGGTGGCAGCAACTGATCTATATTCGGCCCGCGTGTATGATCGAGCAATGGTATGTTGCTCTCTCGGAACTCCAGGAAATGGGACTTACACCCCAATAAACAATATAAGCACTCGTAGAGGAGTAATCATCTTTATTACACTGCCCAGTCGACATCAGAGAGAAGGCATGTACATAACTGGAGAGTCACGATGGAGAAGAATGCCATGATATGATGTTCCCACAGAGATGACGTAGAAGATGTTAACAGATGCCCAATTATCAGTCGTCGGTCGATGGCATAAACTGCGAAATTTTATTGAGACATTGCTATATCGGTCCTGGTAAGTGACAGTATAGGAGGCTGCACGACAATGGTTctgtattttgtattttgggTTAGTGAGTATCCAATGAAGACACACGGTTCGGAACGGGGATCAAGTTGTGAATGGAATAGGTCGAAGCCATGGGTAGCACAAACATCCAAATATCCGAAGTTTGAATAATTTGGTTATTTTGTTCCAATGGAGATGAAAAGTTTAGTGTTGGTGTAGATAAAAATTTGATGAGATGGACGCACAAGGCCAGAAATTCAATGGCGTGAATGCATGGGACAAAAGGGTGAGGCTAGTTTCTACAATTGTCGATGTCGTCTTTCTAATAGTCATTTGTGCTCTGGTATATGAGGCGGCGTGGTGAGATGGAGGATACCACGAGTAGTTAGATAGTTGGCAAGACTAACATAATTCACCACCAATCAGAGAAGTGTGttgattattttgtttttgaaatggTTTTGACCATAACTTTTAATTTCATAAAACACCATGAAGGGTCTATCGTGTTTTGAGAGGATATAACGATATATACTTGGTGAAATGGTCGACAAAAATAACATAATATTTAAAACCCATCAAAAATATATAGTGAAGTCCATACATCTAGAAAATGATATAAGTGGTTTAAAAGAGAGAGACGTGAAGTAAGAAATGCTAATTTATAACTTTTAGTAAACTGGCAGGTATTAATACATACATAGAAGAAGATAAGCCTAATgatattggaaaaataataTGTTTACGAATAAGCAATGCGGTGTGCCAGTCGATGATGCCATGCCGATGAGTGCTCTTGATATAGAAAAAGCAAGTATGGGGTATATTTTGGGTTGGACATTGGCCACTCATAGACTATAGCTTCTTTCGACCCTGAAAAGAATTGTCTTTGTATAGAGTGCCATTACAAGAAAAGAATTTGGTAAGAATTCAACCGATACATCGTTACTTGTACAGAATTGGGAGATATATATTAGGTTATGTTTCATGTTAGGTATGCAAAGAACATTATTAAGAGTAAAAATTATGGATGGAGTGCGAAGAAAAGTGGAACCAGTATGAGTGATGGGGAGACTCGAGCCATCACCAATTTGAATAATATCAGAGCCATTGTATGAGAAGTTACCCAGGTCCGTTGTGACGTGAGGAGTAGCCCCACTATCAAGATGACAAAATCGAGGTTATCTTCTTTCCTATAAATACACAATTTGTTCATTCTTTTGGAAGACGAGATATTGCATTCTACTGCATTCAATAATTATCTCTCTACTTAGTGAAATGTAGTGATCAACGGAGTTGCCACGTCATAAAACTTTTCTTGGTGCCCcacattttttttgttgttgagtGCATACAGATCGTCTGACCCAAGCTCATCTACCCAGTCAAGGGTACTTACAAGCCAGGCCACCCGAGCTCATCCTACAGGTCAGGTCAGGGAAGAGCAGCCACCTAGGCTCATCCCACCAGATTAGGCTACCCAGTCTCATCCCATAACGCCATATCAGACTCATCACATCATGTCAGGCCAGGGAAAGAGCAGCCATACGGGCTCATCCCATCAGGTCAGGCTACTCCAGACTAGTCCAATCAGGTGAGGCTACCCGAGCTCATTCCACCAGGTCAAGTCGGATTCATTTCATCAAGTCAAAAACTTCATTGAGAAAAAACACATCTCTACCAATAGATTGCCCACCCAACCACATATTTGCTCGGGCATCATCAGAGAGGATTAGGTTACTTGACACCAACAATTTAAACGTAATAAAATAACATgttcaaataatattaatagtctctttagggatgtaaacgaacaaaccgtttgtgagctattcgaagctcgattcgataaaagctcgtttgagaTCGTTTACGAGcttcgttaagataaacaaaccaaactcaagctttacagtattGCGCTCGTTAGCTCATGAACATGTTCGTTGataagttcatgagtaatcttttagataaaaaaaataatagttttgatatttgaattatttattttgcatattatttatgaaatatatagaaaaatctattaaatttatttattataataaatttacaaatttttcagaataatatatttttctttaagtataatttactttttaattaacttaatgaaaatttaaatgtatagttcatatttattaagcttgtttaggctcgataaatgttgaataagctcgtgagccatgcatatattcattaaataatgctcgagctcggctcgattataaacgaaccaaacTCAAACATTCAAAGttcgactcgactcgactcgatACATCCCTAGTCTCTCTAGCGTAGCAATGGGAGAGTATATGTCCTTTATCTTGTCTTCCACGTGAAGTTTGCTAAAATAGTAGTTTTTGTGTTTTAGTATCTATCGATCGTCTTCTTCGATCTTACTTCAGCGCCTTCTGCTTTGGGTTCTGAATCTATTCTTTTGGTAGAGGTCGTTATGTTTTTCGTCAAACAATGGTGATTGCTATGCAACCCCGCCGAGTACAATGGTATCTTCTTTTGAAACGCATGAGGTTGGGGTCTCCTCGGGCACTTAGCTACTTCCGATTAGCTATTCGGAGTAATTTCCATACTTGGTTTTTTGTTTCAGAAACTAAGGTATTTGGTTCTCGAATCTCTATTAAGAACTTCGTTGGCTTCCATGATGCCTTTGGTATTGACTGTAGTGGGCAGAGCGGTGGTTTGGCGATCGATGAATGGACGGTTGACTTACAAAGCTATAGTACATAgcatatgatatgattttacgGCCGAAGAAGATCGAAAATGGCGACTTACGATTTTATGGCCATCCAAATCGTGGGCTTCGCCAATCTCCATCATTCGTTGGAACTACTGACATTAAACTCTTTCTTCTCGCTATACGTGGAGTGTTGGTGGAGATTTTAACAACAGTGTTCACTCTTCGGAAAAGTGGGAGGTGCTGAACGAGCCGGCCATTTCTTCATGATCTCCTTTCAAGAAACCATTGATATGTGTGGTCTTATAGACTTGTCTTATGAAGGACCAAAGTTCACTTGGAGTGACGAACAACTGGGTCACAGACTTGTTCAAGAAAGTTTGGATCATGTTCTTGCTACGATTCTTGATGGATGTTATTTCCTGAAGCTGTGTGCATCATTTGGACTTTTATGGATCTGATCATCAGTGTTACACCTGAAGGTCCCAAGTTCAATATGCCTCATGTATTGTCAAGCCGACATCATTATTCAGATTGAACCACTGTGGCAAACACAAACCAGTTTAAATAAGTGCTAAGGGATTTTTGGTCTATCAATGCTTCATATCCGATAAGCAACCCTGTGCTCTTCAAAACAATTGATTGAATGAGCTAGAATGTACTTAAAAATTTGGGGATCCCACACGTTTGGGAATATCTCTCGACAAATAAATCATCTAAACAACAATATTAAATTTGGATTCTCTATCTCATGAAAATACTGGTATTGTGCCCCTTGAACATAAATTGGACATTCTTTGGCTCTGGAGGAATTGTAATGGAAGCA
This is a stretch of genomic DNA from Primulina eburnea isolate SZY01 chromosome 11, ASM2296580v1, whole genome shotgun sequence. It encodes these proteins:
- the LOC140804185 gene encoding G-type lectin S-receptor-like serine/threonine-protein kinase At4g27290 isoform X1; translated protein: MDSTWKVFVLLLILIALNFSVSSASMDTINSIRSVRDGETIVSSGGMFELGFFSLGNSKNRYVGIWYYGIPVKTIVWVANRASPLTNQAGVLKVMEPGVLVLVNDTGEAVWSSNRSRSGQKPVAQLLDSGNLVLKDEDADDTEENYLWQSFDYPTDTYLPGMKFGWNFVTGLEMYLAEWKANDDPAPGDSTYHLELTGYPQIVLRRNATEITRYGPWNGIYFSGFPDVRGNPTYFMDFVMVKNEVYYQENIIDKLVVRRLTLNPSGVVQRLTWVNRTQQWEVYMNRPADNCDSYSLCGAYGICYIQNFPACNCLDKFVPKDSEGWIKTDWSNGCIRKTNLSCQGDGFIKYSRIKLPDVRNSWFNESMSLKECEVECLKKCSCMAYTQLNIRNGSGCLLWFGDLVDIRSLSADGQDIYIRMASSEIDSRGMKRRILIASLTSMMGIILLAALSLILYIRKRNKDSIKGEQAGKFNESEHKELELPFFKLATILKATNCFSIENKLGEGGFGPVYKGMLEGGQEIAVKRLSGTSTQGLDELKNEVIFIAKLQHRNLVRLLGCCIRGDENMLIYEYLPNKSLDVILFDETAGYLLDWQKRFHIINGIARGLLYLHQDSRLRIIHRDLKASNILLDSEMNPKISDFGTARSFGGNETAAQTRRIIGTYGYMSPEYAVDGIFSVKSDVFSFGVLVLEIVSGKRNRGFSHSDHHLNLLGHVWTLYKEERLQEVAEATLRNPQELPQVIRSIHVGLLCVQHNPEDRPSMSSVVLMLGNEGVLPEAKHPGFFTEREPIVSQDSTTTDATNSPNQLTITVLDPR